In bacterium, a single window of DNA contains:
- the fusA gene encoding elongation factor G has translation MQRDYPLEKIRNFGIIAHIDAGKTTTSERVLYYTGMSHKIGEVHEGEAVTDWMEQEKERGITITAAAITCFWNPVYMGKDLSKMHRFNIIDTPGHVDFTVEVERSLKVLDGGVVVFDGVAGVEAQSETVWRQADKYHVPRICFINKLDRMGASFERSYQSILDRLNKNAIRMQLPIGEEENLSGVIDLLKMKSYTFTGDMGSTVTEEEIPADMLDESKLRRQELVEKCVEFDEELMNRYLEQGDDAVFTIDELKASLRKGVIENKVFPVFTGSALKNKGVQLVLDAVIDYLPSPLDIPAIKGLDPETGDVIERHASDEEPFSALAFKLQTDPFVGQLTFFRVYSGTIEAGSYIYNSTTGNKERLGRIVRLQANKREDVKKVFAGEIVAAVGLKEAKTSHTFCDENHPIILDPIKFAEPVVSLRIEPKTKADQEKMGVALKKLGDEDPTFRVTSNTETGDTVISGMGELHLEIMVDRMKREFGVEANVGAPQVAYRETILGSAEAEHKYVKQSGGKGQYGHVRMTIKHLEPLEEGAKIPKNVHRTADFEFIDSIKGGVIPTEFIPAVEKGVKEAMERGIVAGFPLTNVSCELTFGSYHDVDSSEIAYKIAASQAFQEGARRARPVILEPIMKVEALTPEQFMGDVTGSLSSKRGQIEGMDDRPGGIRVIRAMVPLSEMFGYTTDIRSMTQGRGSVSMEFDHYDTVPANVEKAIVEARK, from the coding sequence ATGCAACGTGATTACCCATTAGAGAAAATTAGAAACTTCGGTATTATCGCCCACATTGATGCTGGAAAGACAACAACATCAGAACGTGTTCTTTATTACACAGGAATGAGCCATAAAATTGGAGAGGTTCATGAAGGTGAAGCTGTAACAGACTGGATGGAACAAGAAAAAGAGCGTGGTATTACAATTACTGCAGCTGCTATTACTTGTTTCTGGAATCCAGTTTACATGGGTAAGGATCTTTCTAAGATGCACCGTTTCAACATTATTGACACACCAGGTCACGTAGACTTCACAGTTGAAGTTGAACGTTCTCTAAAGGTTCTTGATGGTGGAGTTGTAGTATTTGATGGGGTTGCTGGTGTTGAAGCTCAATCTGAGACAGTTTGGAGACAAGCTGATAAATATCACGTTCCACGTATATGTTTTATTAATAAGCTAGATAGAATGGGTGCATCATTTGAGAGATCATATCAATCAATTTTGGATAGACTAAATAAGAATGCAATAAGAATGCAACTTCCAATCGGAGAAGAAGAGAATCTGTCTGGAGTAATTGACCTTCTTAAGATGAAGTCATACACATTTACAGGAGATATGGGAAGTACTGTTACAGAAGAAGAAATTCCTGCTGACATGCTTGATGAGTCAAAGCTGAGAAGACAAGAGCTTGTAGAGAAGTGTGTTGAATTTGATGAAGAGTTGATGAACAGATATCTAGAACAAGGTGATGACGCTGTGTTTACAATAGATGAGCTTAAGGCTTCTCTTAGAAAAGGAGTTATTGAGAACAAGGTATTCCCAGTTTTCACAGGTTCTGCTCTTAAAAATAAGGGTGTTCAACTAGTTTTGGATGCTGTTATCGATTACCTTCCATCTCCATTAGATATTCCTGCTATAAAAGGTCTCGATCCAGAAACAGGAGATGTAATTGAAAGACACGCTTCAGATGAAGAGCCTTTTTCTGCTCTTGCTTTCAAGCTACAAACTGACCCGTTTGTTGGACAACTTACATTCTTCCGTGTTTATTCAGGAACAATTGAAGCTGGTTCATATATTTACAACTCAACAACAGGAAATAAGGAGAGACTTGGGCGTATCGTTAGACTTCAGGCAAATAAAAGAGAGGATGTTAAGAAAGTTTTTGCAGGAGAAATCGTTGCGGCTGTTGGTCTTAAGGAAGCAAAGACATCTCATACTTTCTGTGATGAAAATCACCCAATCATTCTTGACCCTATTAAATTTGCAGAACCTGTTGTTTCACTTAGAATCGAGCCTAAAACAAAGGCTGATCAAGAGAAAATGGGTGTTGCACTTAAGAAATTAGGTGATGAAGATCCAACTTTTAGAGTTACATCAAACACAGAAACTGGAGATACTGTTATTTCTGGAATGGGTGAACTACACCTTGAAATTATGGTTGATAGAATGAAGAGAGAGTTTGGTGTTGAGGCTAATGTTGGTGCTCCTCAGGTTGCATACAGAGAGACAATTCTAGGAAGTGCAGAAGCTGAACATAAATATGTTAAGCAATCTGGAGGTAAGGGGCAATATGGACACGTTAGAATGACAATTAAGCACCTAGAGCCACTTGAGGAAGGAGCTAAAATTCCTAAAAACGTTCATAGAACAGCTGACTTTGAGTTTATTGACTCAATTAAGGGAGGTGTTATTCCAACAGAATTCATTCCAGCAGTTGAAAAGGGAGTTAAGGAAGCTATGGAAAGAGGTATTGTTGCTGGTTTCCCTCTAACAAATGTATCTTGTGAATTAACATTTGGTTCATACCATGATGTTGACTCATCAGAAATCGCTTACAAGATTGCAGCTTCTCAAGCTTTCCAAGAGGGAGCAAGACGCGCAAGACCTGTTATTCTTGAACCTATAATGAAGGTTGAAGCTCTAACACCAGAACAATTCATGGGAGACGTTACCGGTTCACTTTCATCAAAGAGAGGTCAAATTGAAGGAATGGATGATAGACCAGGTGGAATTAGAGTTATTAGAGCCATGGTTCCTCTATCTGAAATGTTCGGTTATACAACAGATATTAGATCAATGACACAGGGAAGAGGTTCAGTTTCAATGGAATTTGATCACTACGATACAGTTCCAGCTAACGTTGAGAAGGCTATCGTTGAGGCAAGAAAATAA
- a CDS encoding site-2 protease family protein — MDIATIIISIAILVFSVVIHEVSHGLAALSQGDQTAKIMGRLTLNPIKHIDPFGSIILPLLCAILPGGIILGWAKPVPVNFNALKSGKKGEALVAFAGPLSNIVLAVIAGLTIRFFGLGLPGPAIVALEIIVLTNLVLATFNLVPIPPLDGSRILSAILPQKARYIMHTLERYGLLFSLLFVFFLWQLIIPVVYFIAYAISGLRMI; from the coding sequence ATGGACATAGCAACAATAATAATTTCAATAGCGATACTAGTATTTTCAGTAGTAATTCATGAAGTATCCCATGGATTAGCAGCATTAAGTCAGGGAGATCAAACAGCCAAGATAATGGGAAGGCTTACTTTGAACCCAATTAAGCATATAGATCCATTTGGCTCTATAATATTACCCTTACTTTGCGCCATATTACCCGGCGGAATCATTCTTGGTTGGGCAAAACCAGTACCTGTTAATTTTAACGCCTTAAAATCAGGAAAAAAAGGTGAAGCACTGGTTGCTTTTGCGGGACCATTGTCAAATATAGTGCTTGCTGTAATTGCAGGGCTAACAATAAGGTTTTTTGGATTAGGACTACCAGGGCCTGCAATAGTAGCTTTGGAGATAATAGTGTTAACAAACCTAGTTCTAGCTACATTTAACCTAGTACCTATACCACCACTTGATGGATCTCGTATCTTATCAGCAATTTTACCACAAAAGGCAAGATACATAATGCACACCCTTGAGAGATACGGTCTTCTATTTAGTTTATTGTTCGTATTCTTCCTATGGCAATTGATTATCCCCGTAGTTTATTTTATAGCTTATGCTATTTCAGGTCTTAGAATGATTTAA
- the tuf gene encoding elongation factor Tu, giving the protein MAIEIFDRSKPHVNVGTIGHVDHGKTTLTAAILNVLNRAGMKATIKSIGDIDKAPEEKARGITISLSHSEYTTNARHYAHIDAPGHADYIKNMITGAAQMDGAILVVAATDGPMPQTREHVLLAKQVGVPKIVVFMNKCDMVDDADMLDLVEAEIRELLAKNGFDEDAPVIRGSALKALEAPGIDDEWSKKVLELVDALDNYIPQPVRETDKPFLMPIEDIFSIEGRGTVVTGKIEKGIIKIGEEIEIIGLHDTQKTVVTGIEMFNKQLSEGQAGDNAGILLRSVKKDDLARGQVLAKPGSVKPHTDFEAEVYILKKEEGGRHTPFFSGYKPQFYVRTTDVTGEVTLKEGVDMVMPGDTVTFKVKLVAPIALEDNTRFAIREGGRTVGAGVVTKIVA; this is encoded by the coding sequence ATGGCAATAGAAATTTTTGATCGTTCAAAGCCTCACGTTAACGTGGGTACAATTGGACACGTTGATCACGGAAAGACTACATTAACTGCAGCTATTCTTAATGTTCTTAACAGAGCAGGTATGAAGGCTACAATTAAGTCAATCGGAGATATTGACAAGGCCCCAGAGGAAAAGGCTCGTGGTATTACAATTTCACTTTCACACAGTGAGTACACTACAAACGCAAGACACTATGCTCACATTGATGCACCAGGCCACGCCGACTACATCAAGAACATGATCACAGGAGCTGCTCAAATGGACGGCGCAATCTTGGTTGTTGCTGCTACTGACGGACCTATGCCACAAACTCGCGAGCACGTTCTACTTGCAAAGCAAGTTGGTGTTCCAAAGATTGTTGTATTCATGAACAAGTGTGACATGGTTGATGATGCAGACATGCTTGACCTAGTTGAGGCAGAAATCAGAGAGCTTCTAGCAAAGAACGGATTTGACGAAGATGCACCAGTTATCAGAGGTTCAGCGCTTAAGGCACTTGAAGCTCCAGGTATTGATGATGAATGGTCAAAGAAGGTTCTTGAATTAGTTGACGCTCTAGATAACTATATTCCACAACCAGTTAGAGAGACTGATAAGCCTTTCCTTATGCCTATTGAAGATATTTTCTCAATTGAAGGAAGAGGAACAGTTGTTACAGGTAAAATTGAAAAAGGTATAATCAAGATCGGTGAAGAAATTGAAATCATCGGACTACATGATACTCAAAAAACAGTTGTTACAGGTATTGAAATGTTCAACAAGCAATTGTCAGAAGGTCAAGCTGGAGACAACGCTGGTATTCTACTAAGAAGTGTTAAGAAGGATGATCTTGCAAGAGGTCAAGTTCTAGCAAAGCCAGGATCAGTTAAGCCACATACAGATTTTGAAGCAGAAGTCTATATCCTTAAGAAGGAAGAAGGCGGTCGACACACTCCATTCTTCTCAGGTTACAAACCTCAGTTCTACGTACGTACAACTGACGTAACAGGAGAGGTTACTCTAAAGGAGGGCGTAGACATGGTTATGCCTGGTGATACAGTTACTTTCAAGGTTAAATTGGTAGCCCCAATTGCTCTTGAAGACAATACAAGATTCGCTATTCGCGAGGGAGGTAGAACTGTAGGAGCCGGCGTTGTAACTAAGATCGTAGCCTAA
- a CDS encoding MBL fold metallo-hydrolase codes for MSILVLAILIILVTSGNFYISILKENKSWVSSQSNIDDASNFQGSYVIDVGQGDSLLYITKQNQTVLIDTGKPGCGIVEKLQKILGKYRRKIDVIILTHPDSDHVGEIDNILASYKVGLILYSPIYEARSTSEKIINIIKNKRYSNNNGNNNNNNSKDLIINKSTNYTLPVFAGENIIFSKSEGVYFLSPSFSGMTTFLNKTEVKEDNLFSVVTLIKNKDLILATADAPQKIEKVLASALPNVSVYKTTALVKSESATHFPEWFPNFTSITGEMFLRNEFSRIILKVGHHGSKTSSAQDFIKKFYPTDAVLSYGIDNRYGHPHQEVLDIFASKSLIDGLSYEPLRKGVEIKIHRTISGTVYFNE; via the coding sequence GTGTCGATTTTAGTTTTGGCAATTTTAATTATTCTTGTAACATCGGGAAATTTCTATATCTCCATACTCAAGGAAAATAAGAGTTGGGTCAGTAGCCAGAGTAATATTGATGATGCAAGTAATTTTCAAGGTTCCTATGTTATTGATGTAGGACAAGGCGACTCTCTACTTTACATAACTAAACAAAACCAAACGGTGCTAATCGATACTGGTAAACCAGGCTGTGGAATAGTTGAGAAGCTACAAAAAATACTCGGAAAATATAGAAGAAAAATTGACGTGATTATTTTGACTCACCCTGATTCTGATCATGTTGGAGAAATAGACAACATCCTTGCTTCGTATAAGGTTGGGTTAATTTTGTATTCTCCAATTTATGAAGCCAGATCTACTTCTGAAAAAATAATCAATATTATTAAAAATAAAAGATATTCCAATAATAATGGCAACAACAACAATAATAATTCTAAGGATCTTATTATCAACAAGTCTACAAATTATACGCTACCAGTATTTGCTGGAGAAAATATAATCTTCTCCAAGAGCGAAGGTGTATATTTCTTATCCCCATCATTTTCTGGTATGACTACTTTTTTGAATAAAACGGAGGTCAAAGAAGATAACTTATTTTCTGTTGTTACTCTAATAAAAAATAAAGATTTAATCCTAGCTACAGCAGATGCTCCACAAAAGATTGAAAAAGTTTTAGCTTCAGCTCTGCCTAATGTTTCTGTTTATAAAACTACAGCCTTGGTGAAGTCGGAATCAGCAACGCACTTTCCTGAGTGGTTCCCAAATTTTACATCTATAACAGGTGAGATGTTTTTAAGAAATGAGTTCAGTAGGATAATTTTAAAAGTTGGACATCATGGATCAAAGACTTCATCAGCACAAGATTTCATTAAGAAATTTTACCCAACTGATGCTGTCTTGTCGTACGGAATAGATAATAGATACGGACACCCACATCAAGAGGTACTGGATATTTTTGCTTCCAAAAGTTTGATAGACGGACTCTCGTATGAACCATTAAGAAAGGGTGTAGAAATAAAAATACACCGAACCATTTCTGGTACGGTGTATTTTAATGAATAG
- the rpsJ gene encoding 30S ribosomal protein S10, with protein MAIKEAHKKKTAKEDSVSRLRIRVRAYESKIIDASIKQIMDTALRFDATIVGPIPLPTEIKKYTVNRSSFIFKNSREQFEMRTHKRLIDIINPNAKVIEALTNLSLPSGVNIDVKMM; from the coding sequence ATGGCAATAAAAGAAGCACATAAAAAGAAAACTGCAAAAGAAGATAGCGTATCAAGACTACGTATACGTGTTCGTGCGTATGAGTCAAAAATCATTGATGCATCCATTAAACAAATTATGGATACAGCTCTAAGATTTGATGCTACTATCGTGGGTCCTATTCCACTTCCTACAGAAATCAAGAAATATACAGTAAATCGTTCATCGTTTATTTTCAAAAATTCACGTGAGCAATTTGAGATGAGAACACACAAGCGTCTGATTGATATCATCAATCCAAATGCAAAGGTGATTGAAGCTCTAACTAACTTGAGTCTGCCATCAGGTGTGAATATCGACGTAAAAATGATGTAG
- the rpsG gene encoding 30S ribosomal protein S7, whose amino-acid sequence MRRKLKKKFTIKPDTKYKSDVVAKFINYIMWSGKKETATKIIYGTFDAIMETLKTENPMEVFETALKNTAPMVEVRSRRVGGANYQVPREVRQERRTFLSMKWIIDAARAKKGKPIHLKLADEIIAASKNEGEAVRKKENTHKMADANKAFAHFAW is encoded by the coding sequence ATGCGAAGAAAATTAAAAAAGAAGTTTACGATTAAACCGGATACGAAATATAAGTCAGATGTTGTCGCAAAGTTTATCAACTACATAATGTGGAGTGGTAAGAAGGAAACTGCAACAAAGATCATCTATGGTACTTTTGATGCAATAATGGAAACATTGAAGACAGAAAACCCAATGGAAGTTTTTGAGACAGCTCTTAAAAACACAGCTCCTATGGTTGAAGTTAGATCAAGAAGAGTTGGAGGTGCAAACTATCAAGTTCCTAGAGAGGTTAGACAAGAAAGAAGAACTTTCCTATCTATGAAATGGATTATTGATGCAGCTCGCGCAAAGAAGGGAAAGCCTATACACCTTAAATTAGCAGATGAAATTATTGCAGCTTCAAAGAATGAAGGAGAGGCAGTAAGAAAGAAGGAGAATACACACAAGATGGCTGATGCTAACAAGGCGTTTGCTCACTTCGCTTGGTAG
- a CDS encoding helix-turn-helix domain-containing protein produces MFEKYLEDLGLSEKEAKVYLSLLEVDNDSVLDLAEKTKINRTTIYPVLESLSNKGLIFEVLVDKKVRYQAEPPERLETYIERRKIQLDEQSKRLKDIVPQLKSIYREDAEKPVVKFFEGKEGVISMTEELFQSKDDKGGTMYMIYPKDLIESLFSEADSNRFRKIRVDKKISGKSIYTYSKGEIDRSANLGNRLFVDGKKYPLSCDISIYNNKVRIATLGSKLGGMIVYNKDFAETLTSLFELAFKNIEEGK; encoded by the coding sequence ATGTTTGAAAAATATCTTGAAGATTTAGGTTTATCAGAGAAAGAGGCAAAGGTTTACCTGTCTCTTTTGGAGGTAGACAATGATTCTGTACTTGATTTAGCTGAGAAGACTAAAATTAATCGTACAACTATCTATCCAGTACTTGAATCGCTTTCAAATAAAGGGCTAATATTTGAAGTTTTAGTTGATAAAAAGGTTAGATACCAAGCTGAACCACCAGAAAGACTGGAGACTTATATTGAAAGACGTAAAATACAGCTGGATGAACAAAGTAAAAGACTTAAGGATATAGTTCCACAACTTAAGAGTATTTACAGAGAGGATGCTGAAAAGCCTGTAGTTAAATTTTTTGAAGGAAAAGAGGGCGTTATAAGTATGACTGAGGAGCTTTTCCAATCAAAAGATGACAAAGGCGGCACTATGTATATGATTTATCCAAAGGATTTAATAGAAAGTCTGTTTTCAGAGGCCGATAGTAATAGATTCCGTAAAATAAGGGTAGATAAGAAAATTTCCGGTAAATCAATATATACGTATTCAAAAGGGGAAATTGACAGAAGTGCTAACTTGGGGAATAGGTTGTTCGTAGATGGTAAAAAGTATCCTTTAAGTTGCGATATTAGTATTTACAACAATAAGGTAAGAATAGCTACTTTGGGATCAAAATTGGGTGGAATGATTGTTTATAATAAGGATTTTGCGGAAACCCTAACCTCTTTGTTTGAATTAGCCTTTAAAAATATAGAGGAAGGTAAATAA
- a CDS encoding ComEC/Rec2 family competence protein has product MNSDWYYKKRSKSKIITIWLVVLIIFCILIYFRYFFVTSRSLFMMERVNKEVQLIGVIAEEPDNFGFKKSLVVEIKAPERESKNNWTQGVFSILNIRRYFDPAYRKDKIRIITNCTDCSLGHKIKFTGTLSLPKVTEDFDSDIFLLARGVQFEIVNAKITKSYGLDPRYKLESFLCNFKNSFVEKIKLSLGNREESALGSGILITGKGELSKKTLEDFKRSGLVHMVVLSGYNVSIVSQVIISVLSFLPKLATGILGSIGTILFCIMVGGGATVIRSLIMSLIGIFSRVFDLNYSALEAVLAAGVLMIIQNPLIIIGDPSFQLSFACTLGLILLGNASKHFFSFVTDRFGLREIVSSSFAVQIFSLPLLLKFSGSISVYGILANIIVVPLIPFAMLAVFFMGVLCFINVDLGMLFAPVSHIFLSYMLFVVKYVSSLDSAILEIGKTSNQFIFCWYITVIPISTAIYRKYLTPIAP; this is encoded by the coding sequence ATGAACTCAGATTGGTATTACAAGAAAAGAAGTAAATCCAAAATCATAACAATTTGGTTAGTTGTACTAATTATATTTTGTATATTAATTTACTTTAGATATTTTTTTGTGACATCAAGATCTTTGTTCATGATGGAGAGGGTAAACAAGGAAGTTCAACTGATCGGTGTTATAGCAGAGGAACCTGATAATTTTGGGTTCAAGAAAAGTCTTGTTGTTGAGATTAAGGCGCCTGAAAGGGAAAGTAAAAATAATTGGACTCAAGGCGTTTTTAGTATTCTAAACATTAGAAGGTATTTTGATCCAGCCTACAGAAAAGACAAGATAAGAATAATCACGAATTGCACAGATTGTAGCTTGGGTCATAAAATAAAATTCACAGGAACACTGAGTCTGCCGAAGGTAACGGAGGATTTTGATTCTGATATTTTTCTTCTGGCACGAGGTGTACAATTTGAAATAGTAAATGCAAAAATTACTAAGAGTTATGGACTAGACCCTAGATATAAATTAGAGAGTTTTCTGTGTAATTTTAAAAATTCTTTTGTAGAGAAGATTAAACTTTCATTAGGTAACAGAGAGGAGTCTGCACTTGGTTCCGGAATATTAATAACTGGGAAAGGTGAGCTTTCCAAAAAAACATTAGAAGATTTTAAGAGATCAGGACTTGTTCACATGGTCGTACTTTCTGGATACAATGTCTCCATTGTATCGCAAGTAATAATTTCAGTTTTATCATTTTTACCAAAACTCGCAACGGGTATTTTAGGATCAATCGGAACTATATTGTTTTGCATAATGGTTGGTGGTGGAGCTACAGTTATTAGGTCCTTGATAATGTCCTTGATAGGAATTTTTTCTAGAGTCTTTGATCTAAATTATAGTGCCCTAGAGGCTGTACTTGCAGCTGGAGTCTTGATGATAATCCAGAACCCATTAATTATTATTGGAGATCCTTCTTTTCAATTAAGTTTTGCTTGTACTTTAGGACTTATACTTCTAGGTAATGCATCAAAGCATTTCTTCAGTTTTGTAACGGACAGATTTGGACTTAGAGAAATCGTGTCTTCTTCTTTTGCTGTGCAAATATTTTCTCTTCCTTTATTATTAAAGTTCTCTGGATCAATATCTGTATATGGAATTTTAGCTAATATTATTGTGGTACCTCTTATTCCCTTTGCAATGCTTGCTGTGTTCTTCATGGGGGTTCTTTGTTTCATTAATGTTGATCTCGGTATGTTATTCGCTCCTGTTTCACATATTTTTCTTTCCTACATGCTCTTTGTTGTTAAGTATGTTTCGAGTTTAGATTCAGCAATTCTTGAGATTGGAAAAACCTCAAATCAATTTATCTTTTGTTGGTACATAACAGTTATACCCATCTCCACAGCAATTTATAGAAAATACTTAACTCCGATTGCTCCATAA
- a CDS encoding Fe-Mn family superoxide dismutase, giving the protein MTFIEKKFIIPELEGISSKTIEEHLKLYSGYVKGANLIQERITGLRSSSEEITNNTYLISELQRRFSFEFDGMRNHEYYFEQFEGGPKIIDEQSALAEKIKETWISVELWLARFKEIAMTRGIGWAVLYFDKKTNTLEQSWVEEQHLGHLVGTNVILALDMWEHSYMLDYVPNEKKKYVDAFFQNLNYSVVEKRFTEVV; this is encoded by the coding sequence ATGACTTTCATTGAAAAAAAATTTATTATTCCGGAACTTGAAGGTATAAGCTCAAAGACAATTGAAGAGCATTTAAAGCTTTACTCAGGGTACGTTAAAGGTGCAAATCTTATACAAGAAAGGATCACAGGACTTCGTAGTTCTAGTGAGGAAATTACAAATAATACTTATTTGATCTCTGAACTGCAAAGGAGGTTCTCTTTTGAATTTGATGGAATGAGAAACCATGAATACTACTTTGAGCAATTTGAAGGAGGTCCAAAGATTATAGATGAGCAAAGTGCGCTAGCTGAAAAAATCAAAGAGACATGGATATCTGTTGAACTATGGCTTGCGAGATTTAAAGAAATAGCAATGACAAGAGGTATCGGATGGGCTGTCCTTTATTTTGATAAAAAGACAAACACCTTAGAACAATCATGGGTGGAAGAACAGCATCTAGGACATCTTGTTGGAACAAATGTAATCCTTGCGTTAGACATGTGGGAGCATTCATATATGCTAGATTATGTACCAAATGAAAAGAAAAAATATGTAGATGCATTCTTTCAAAACCTGAACTACTCTGTTGTTGAGAAACGGTTCACAGAAGTGGTGTAG
- the rpsL gene encoding 30S ribosomal protein S12 has protein sequence MPTLNQLVKKNRSKTRKKSKAIALTRGFNTQQNRPVFYNSPFKRGVCTKVTTKTPKKPNSAIRKIARVRLTNGIEVTAYIPGMGHNLQEHSVVLLRGGRVKDVGIRYTVVRGKLDCAGVEKRRKQRSAYGAKRPKAAK, from the coding sequence ATGCCCACTTTAAACCAATTAGTTAAGAAGAATCGTTCAAAAACTCGCAAGAAGAGTAAGGCTATTGCCCTTACTCGCGGTTTTAACACACAGCAAAATAGACCAGTGTTCTATAACTCACCTTTCAAAAGAGGAGTTTGCACAAAAGTTACAACCAAAACACCTAAGAAGCCTAACTCTGCTATCAGAAAGATTGCAAGAGTTCGTCTTACAAATGGTATAGAAGTTACTGCCTACATTCCTGGAATGGGTCACAACCTACAAGAGCACTCCGTTGTTCTTCTAAGAGGTGGTCGCGTTAAGGACGTTGGTATTAGATATACTGTAGTAAGAGGAAAGTTAGACTGTGCAGGTGTTGAAAAGCGTAGAAAACAACGTTCAGCTTACGGCGCAAAACGCCCAAAAGCAGCCAAATAA
- a CDS encoding bL28 family ribosomal protein — protein sequence MPTHMAKVCAITKRSSLNGGGYSNRTRATQFNSTGLRRRYANLQKKRIYVPELKQTLVLTISTRAIKTIQKNGAFATLKKAGII from the coding sequence ATGCCTACACATATGGCAAAAGTCTGCGCAATAACAAAAAGAAGTTCATTGAATGGCGGCGGGTATTCAAACCGTACTCGTGCTACTCAATTCAACTCAACAGGGCTAAGACGTAGATACGCAAATCTTCAAAAGAAGCGTATTTATGTTCCTGAACTTAAACAAACATTAGTACTTACAATCTCAACTAGAGCTATTAAGACAATACAAAAGAACGGAGCTTTCGCTACACTTAAGAAAGCGGGAATCATTTAA